A stretch of DNA from Candidatus Cloacimonadota bacterium:
CCGCCTTCCAAAGTGAAACGGCGGGCAGGCAAATGTCAAATCATGCCAAAACAAAATCTCCGAAGACTAATCTTTTTATATTTGGTATTTGATATTTTATTAGAAATTTGATATTTGTAATTAGTAATTTAACCCTTTCTATAAAATGGTTTCCAGATATAATAATCCCAATATATCGGGATGCCAAAATTTAACCCAGTTAAATAGAAAATAAATTTAACAGGGCAGGCACGAATATTGTTGACAAGATACTAATTTCTAATGGCAAATGCTGTTAAAAAATTTGTCGGTGTTCTCGGTCTGCCTGGCATATCCGTCAGCTGACGAAGAAGACAGGTGGGAAAATGCTAATAAAAGAATATCGGTGTATTTCGGTGAACTCGGCTTGCCTGGCGTAGCCTTGGCGAAGATAGGTGGTTAAATGATATTAAATATTATCTTTCTTATTATTTTAATAATACTTTCTGCCTTTTTCTCCTCTTCAGAGACTGCTCTATTTTCACTTTCCAGACTGTATCGTAAAAAGCTGGAGAATTCAACTAATATAAGCAAAAGATGCATTACAAAATTACTCAAGAATCCCAGGCAGTTATTGATTACAATTCTTCTTGGGAATACGATTGTAAATGTGAGTTTTGCATCTTTATCTGCAATTATAGCACTTAAAGTTAGTGAAGGGTTTAATTTAATTTCAGTATCAGTTGCAATAATCATTGAAATTGCTTTAGCTACAATCATTGTTCTTATTTTCGGTGAAATTGTACCCAAAGTTTATGCTATTCAATATGCTGAAAAATATTCATCCTTAATTGCTTTTCCCATTAGTTTTTTTAAAATAATACTCTTCCCAATTGTAAAGATATTAGAATGGCTGGCTTATATCTTTACTCTTGGCGGAAAGTCAGCTCTCATTGACTCGGAAATAAAAGTTACAACTGAAGACATAAAAAATATCGTGTATGATTCATCGTCTGATGTTGTTGATATGCCGAAAGATGAAAGAGAAATGCTCAATAGTGCTTTTGAATTCTCTGATACAAGAGTAAAAGAAGTAATGACTCCACGAATTGACATAACAGCAGTTGAAATTGAAAGCGGAATTGAAAAATTGATAAATACAATAAAAAAATCTGGTTTCTCAAGAATACCAATATACAGAGGAAATATTGATAATGTAATCGGAATGGTCTATAGTAAGGATATTATCCTGAACCATGAAAATAGAAAAAGAGTAAAGGATTTGATGAGAAATTGCTATTTTATTCCAGAAAATATGAAGATTAGCTATTTGCTTAGTTATTTTCGTAAGAATAGAGTGCATCTATCTGTTGTTGTTGATGAATATGGAGGCACATCAGGAATCGTCACTTTGGAAGATGTGCTTGAAGAGATAGTTGGCGAGATTCTGGATGAGACTGATGTTGAAAAGATTGAGATAAAGAAAATCAGCAAAGACGAGTATCTCCTGGATGGTTC
This window harbors:
- a CDS encoding hemolysin family protein, which codes for MILNIIFLIILIILSAFFSSSETALFSLSRLYRKKLENSTNISKRCITKLLKNPRQLLITILLGNTIVNVSFASLSAIIALKVSEGFNLISVSVAIIIEIALATIIVLIFGEIVPKVYAIQYAEKYSSLIAFPISFFKIILFPIVKILEWLAYIFTLGGKSALIDSEIKVTTEDIKNIVYDSSSDVVDMPKDEREMLNSAFEFSDTRVKEVMTPRIDITAVEIESGIEKLINTIKKSGFSRIPIYRGNIDNVIGMVYSKDIILNHENRKRVKDLMRNCYFIPENMKISYLLSYFRKNRVHLSVVVDEYGGTSGIVTLEDVLEEIVGEILDETDVEKIEIKKISKDEYLLDGS